The proteins below come from a single Kryptolebias marmoratus isolate JLee-2015 linkage group LG12, ASM164957v2, whole genome shotgun sequence genomic window:
- the LOC112450705 gene encoding immunoglobulin mu heavy chain, giving the protein MEVQHCDGFDVWGKGTEVTVSRDSAFPPSVFPLISCGSGDKDQITLGCLAQDFSPRSLTFKWTAPSGTEMNYTTLIYQQTTTNKFTGVSVINVSKSDTSTYNCSVTYPGGNKEVQVKYGRKTVSKDVKPFDIAVNKISGTNNQEPFVVCLVFSSVKQDYDINWTKDKGTTNGSYMDGITYPPQKYKNGYLVPNFFTISEREWNDENMITCHVHPVGGDNSSRKSKGVSNAMDVFPEVNETFVCNIHDGVVDDESRSLWSATLSFFFLFIFTLSYNIMFSLVQMKRQ; this is encoded by the exons ATGGAGGTGCAGCACTGTGATGGCTTCGACGTGTGGGGGAAAGGGACTGAAGTCACAGTGTCTCGAG ATTCAGCTTTTCCACCATCAGTGTTTCCACTGATTTCATGTGGTTCTGGAGACAAAGATCAAATAACCCTCGGATGTCTGGCTCAGGACTTCTCTCCGAGAAGTCTCACATTTAAGTGGACTGCTCCCAGTGGAACTGAAATGAATTATACAACACTTATTTATCAACAGACCACAACGAACAAATTCACTGGAGTCAGTGtaataaatgtgtcaaaatcTGATACTTCAACCTACAACTGTTCTGTCACTTACCCTGGAGGCAACAAAGAAGTACAAGTGAAAT ATGGCAGAAAGACAGTCTCAAAAG ATGTGAAACCCTTCGACATTGCAGTCAATAAAATCTCAGGAACCAATAACCAAGAACCCTTTGTGGTGTGTCTGGTCTTCAGTTCAGTGAAGCAGGATTATGACATCAACTGGACAAAAGATAAGGGAACCACAAATGGAAGCTACATGGATGGAATCACCTATCCTCCACAGAAGTATAAAAATGGTTACTTAGTTCCAAATTTTTTTACCATCAGTGAGAGAGAATGGAATGATGAAAATATGATTACCTGCCACGTTCATCCTGTTGGAGGTgacaacagcagcaggaaatcAAAAGGAGTGTCCAATGCCATGG ATGTTTTTCCAGAGGTAAACGAGACATTTGTTTGTAACATTCATGATGGAGTTGTTGACGACGAGTCCAGGAGCTTGTGGTCCGCAACCCtgtccttcttcttcctcttcatatTCACTCTCTCCTATAACATCATGTTCAGCCTGGTCCAG atgaaGAGGCAATAA